In Deinococcus aerolatus, the sequence GCGCTGCTCGTGCTGGCGGTGCTGTTCGGTTTCCCACCCGCGCACGGCTTCAGCGGAGATGCGGAATTCCTTCTGTCCGACGCGCACCGCGAAGATCGCGCTGGAGTGAACCATGCCGTAGACGACTTTTTTGC encodes:
- a CDS encoding excisionase family DNA-binding protein, with protein sequence MKHYFSIQEFAEYLGVSKKVVYGMVHSSAIFAVRVGQKEFRISAEAVRGWETEQHRQHEQRKASHA